A part of Drosophila bipectinata strain 14024-0381.07 chromosome 3L, DbipHiC1v2, whole genome shotgun sequence genomic DNA contains:
- the Muc68D gene encoding uro-adherence factor A → MQIVLFLLAIIWTVPQTFAKDSCAGQPFGSRAIDPQDPYSYVLCLGLLGQIKSTCQDGLKFDAVSQACVVEKKELQPSKKETKNELKIEQEIKVDRPVIFNIFGNLNFFGSLWGSSQEVTPSPLTGHSVAQLQFSNLAAEVHPQSSIINIKNINNSNVTSKDQAFGSEKHSSFESFSEENVSSTEIPDSETSTEETLSSSEPSLDNNEHDYLAIDSGSSESTTEENGISEISTTEGALESSTEGGIPGSESPLNEELFLEIAGTTEEDNNSLENPTTEPSPESTTEDSISSSVNPLEFNPFLEILPESFTEESLSSSENPSTDSTLEDNAFSENQSTEPSLESTTEDSISSSVNPLDFDLFLDISPESSTEESISSSENLSTDSTLEDNAFSENQSTEPSLESTTEDSISSSVNPLDFDVFLDISPESSTEESISSSENPSTDFTLEDNAFSENQSTEPSLESTTEDSISSSVNPLDFDLFLDISPESSTEESISSSENLSTDSTLEDNAFSENQSTEPSLESTTEDSISSSVNPLDFDVFLDISPESSTEESISSSENPSTDSTLEDNAFSENQSTEPSLESTTEDSISSSVNPLDFDLFLDISPESSTEESPTTELSSESTTEDSISSSVNPLEFNPFLEILPESSTEESISSTENPSTLEDNVYSSSSISSSENHLVNEPSEESTTQENNDSSESPVTEPSLESTTEESNSSSENPLVTEPSEESTTQEDNGNSSESPVTEPSLESKSEESISSSENSLVTEPSEESTTQEDNGSTPVTVTEPSLTTTTEEDNGSSVSPVTEPSLTTTNEANNGNGGLKSKEWSGKKPKEVNATVCTNLPNGVFLRDPTSCNKFYICLNEKPMPGSCPSKLNFDIKNKVCNYPRLVDCSVDEIPEVVTKKPSEDNTVPDCRFLHNGAYIRDPKSCSKFYVCANGRAIARECPRGLYFDFTLNFCNYPGQVQCSIGESSSGSHRPLSRASLPDCSKAVDGTRFGDIKMRNKYYSCLKGKAILNYCSPGKWFDADKQKCILRG, encoded by the exons ATGCAAATTG TTCTTTTTCTTTTGGCTATTATTTGGACTGTCCCCCAGACTTTCGCAAAGGATTCGTGTGCGGGGCAGCCATTTGGATCTAGAGCTATCGACCCGCAGGATCCTTACTCGTATGTCCTTTGCCTGGGTCTGCTGGGTCAGATAAAGAGCACATGCCAGGATGGACTTAAGTTCGATGCCGTTTCTCAGGCCTGTGTTGTAGAAAAGAAAGAACTGCAGCCTTCCAAgaaagaaaccaaaaatgaacttaaaatCGAACAAGAAATTAAGGTTGACAGGCCAGTGATCTTCAACATTTTTGgtaatttaaatttcttcGGAAGCTTATGGGGCTCTTCTCAAGAAGTCACACCATCGCCTCTAACTGGGCATTCCGTCGCACAACTGCAGTTCTCCAACCTCGCAGCGGAAGTTCATCCTCAATCTTCCATAATTAACatcaaaaatatcaataatTCGAACGTGACTTCCAAGGACCAAGCATTTGGTTCCGAGAAACATTCATCTTTCGAGTCATTTTCAGAGGAAAATGTTTCTTCCACGGAAATCCCAGATTCGGAGACATCTACAGAGGAAACCCTTTCCTCCTCGGAACCATCTCTGGACAACAATGAACATGATTACCTAGCTATAGACTCAGGATCCTCCGAAAGTACAACAGAAGAGAATGGAATCTCAGAAATATCAACCACTGAAGGAGCGCTGGAGAGTTCAACTGAGGGTGGCATTCCTGGTTCTGAAAGCCCATTAAATGAAGAATTATTCCTAGAAATTGCTGGCACAACTGAAGAGGATAATAACAGCTTGGAGAACCCAACCACAGAACCATCGCCTGAAAGTACAACTGAAGACAGTATTTCTAGTTCAGTGAACCCATTGGAGTTTAATCCATTTCTAGAAATATTGCCTGAAAGTTTCACTGAAGAGAGTTTATCATCATCCGAAAATCCATCCACTGACTCCACTTTGGAAGATAATGCTTTTTCTGAAAATCAAAGCACTGAACCCTCACTTGAAAGTACAACTGAAGACAGTATTTCAAGTTCTGTAAACCCTTTGGACTTTGATTTGTTTCTAGACATATCCCCAGAAAGTTCTACTGAGGAGAGTATATCTTCATCCGAAAATTTATCCACTGACTCCACTTTGGAAGATAATGCTTTTTCTGAAAATCAAAGCACTGAACCCTCACTTGAAAGTACAACTGAAGACAGTATTTCAAGTTCTGTAAACCCTTTGGACTTTGATGTATTTCTAGACATATCCCCAGAAAGTTCTACTGAGGAGAGTATATCTTCATCCGAAAATCCATCCACTGACTTCACTTTGGAAGATAATGCTTTTTCTGAAAATCAAAGCACTGAACCCTCACTTGAAAGTACAACTGAAGACAGTATTTCAAGTTCTGTAAACCCTTTGGactttgatttatttctaGACATATCCCCAGAAAGTTCTACTGAGGAGAGTATATCTTCATCCGAAAATTTATCCACTGACTCCACTTTGGAAGATAATGCTTTTTCTGAAAATCAAAGCACTGAACCCTCACTTGAAAGTACAACTGAAGACAGTATTTCAAGTTCTGTAAACCCTTTGGACTTTGATGTATTTCTAGACATATCCCCAGAAAGTTCTACTGAGGAGAGTATATCTTCATCCGAAAATCCATCCACTGACTCCACTTTGGAAGATAATGCTTTTTCTGAAAATCAAAGCACTGAACCCTCACTTGAAAGTACAACTGAAGACAGTATTTCAAGTTCTGTAAACCCTTTGGactttgatttatttctaGACATATCCCCAGAAAGTTCTACTGAGGAGAGCCCAACAACAGAACTATCATCTGAAAGTACAACTGAAGACAGTATCTCTAGTTCAGTGAACCCATTGGAATTTAATCCATTTCTAGAAATATTGCCAGAAAGTTCTACTGAAGAGAGTATATCTTCAACCGAAAATCCATCCACTTTAGAAGATAATGTTTACTCCAGTTCCTCCATTTCCAGTTCAGAAAATCATTTGGTCAATGAGCCATCTGAAGAAAGTACTACCCAGGAGAATAATGATAGCTCTGAAAGTCCTGTAACTGAACCGTCTCTGGAAAGTACAACAGAGGAAAGCAATTCCAGTTCGGAGAATCCTTTGGTCACTGAGCCATCTGAAGAAAGTACAACCCAGGAGGATAATGGTAATAGCTCTGAAAGTCCTGTAACTGAACCGTCTCTGGAAAGTAAATCTGAGGAAAGTATTTCTAGTTCAGAGAATTCCTTGGTCACTGAGCCGTCTGAAGAAAGTACAACTCAGGAGGACAATGGTAGCACTCCAGTTACAGTCACTGAACCGTCTCTTACAACTACAACCGAGGAGGATAATGGCAGCTCTGTAAGTCCAGTTACTGAACCGTCTCTTACAACTACAAACGAGGCGAATAATGGTAATGGCGGCTTGAAGTCAAAGGAATGGTCTGGTAAGAAACCAAAGGAGGTGAATGCCACGGTCTGCACCAACCTGCCCAATGGAGTCTTTTTGCGAGATCCCACATCTTGCAACAAGTTCTATATCTGCCTCAACGAGAAGCCCATGCCTGGCAGTTGTCCCAGTAAACTGAACTTTGACATCAAGAACAAGGTTTGTAATTATCCCAGGTTGGTGGACTGCTCCGTCGATGAGATACCAGAGGTAGTGACTAAAAAGCCATCTGAAGATAATACCGTGCCCGACTGCAGGTTCCTGCATAATGGTGCTTATATAAGAGACCCCAAGTCTTGCAGCAAGTTCTACGTTTGTGCCAATGGTCGCGCCATAGCCCGGGAATGTCCTCGAGGACTGTACTTTGACTTTACGCTCAATTTCTGCAACTATCCTGGCCAGGTTCAGTGCTCCATTGGCGAGAGTTCGTCAGGATCTCATCGCCCTCTGAGTAGAGCCAGTCTTCCGGATTGCAGCAAAGCCGTAGATGGAACTAGATTTGGAGACATCAAGATGCGCAATAAGTACTATTCCTGTCTGAAGGGAAAGGCAATCCTCAACTACTGCAGTCCAGGAAAGTGGTTCGACGCCGACAAACAGAAATGTATCCTTCGAGGTTGA
- the Tim13 gene encoding mitochondrial import inner membrane translocase subunit Tim13 — protein MAGNMEKGELMSQVKQQIALANAQEMLSKMTEKCFKKCVQKPGKSLDNSEQKCISQCMDRFMDAWNLVSRTYGNRLQREQYRNSQAVDMTN, from the coding sequence ATGGCTGGTAATATGGAGAAGGGAGAGCTGATGAGCCAGGTGAAGCAACAGATCGCTCTGGCCAATGCCCAGGAGATGCTCTCGAAGATGACCGAGAAGTGTTTCAAGAAGTGCGTCCAGAAGCCGGGCAAGTCACTGGACAACTCCGAGCAGAAGTGCATCTCCCAGTGCATGGATCGATTCATGGACGCCTGGAACTTGGTTTCGCGCACCTACGGAAATCGCTTGCAGCGGGAGCAGTACAGGAACTCGCAAGCAGTGGATATGACAAATTAA